One window of the Nicotiana tabacum cultivar K326 chromosome 4, ASM71507v2, whole genome shotgun sequence genome contains the following:
- the LOC107819698 gene encoding 7-deoxyloganetic acid glucosyltransferase isoform X2 has translation MDHPSPHVLLFPLPIQSPINSMLHLAELFCLAGLQVTFLNTNHNQKLLLRHTNVESRFRQYPRFRFRTISDGLPEENPRSSVQFGELISSLQAVAEPFLREILLSSSSDGVTEPPVTCVIPDGLFYYAVDIGNEIGVPVIPFDTISPCCLWVYLCIPKLIQAEEIPFKAGMQGLLRRRDFPFYRLIDYATDPYCQIALKEVESIPRSNGLILNTFEDLDGPLLSLIRSHCQQTYAIGPLHLHLKTKLAEKRMPISASSNSLWEEDHSSIQWLDAQPIESVIYVSFGSMATLSKEEILEFWHGLVNSGIRFLWVMRSNLLRGEESNHQFVKELSEGCKERAYIVSWAPQEKVLAHSAIGGFLTHSGWNSTMESIVQGKPMICWAVYVDQRVTSRFVGEVWKIGVDMKDICDRYIIEKMVKDLMVTNRDEFKKSAEKLSNLAKESVGDGGSSYNALQCLVDDVKKLGRKGKDIKSNCIG, from the exons ATGGACCATCCCTCTCCTCACGTGCTCCTCTTCCCTCTTCCAATACAAAGCCCTATCAATTCTATGCTTCATCTTGCCGAGCTCTTCTGTCTCGCCGGTTTGCAGGTCACTTtcctcaacaccaaccataatCAGAAACTTCTCCTCCGTCACACCAACGTGGAATCAAGATTCCGGCAATATCCCCGGTTCCGTTTCCGGACCATTTCTGACGGCCTACCGGAGGAAAATCCCCGATCGTCGGTACAGTTTGGAGAGCTTATTAGCTCTTTGCAAGCTGTGGCGGAGCCTTTCCTCAGAGAAATATTGCTCAGTAGTAGTAGTGATGGAGTTACAGAGCCGCCGGTGACGTGTGTTATACCAGATGGGTTGTTTTATTATGCAGTGGATATTGGTAATGAGATAGGAGTTCCAGTTATCCCTTTCGACACTATTAGTCCTTGTTGCCTTTGGGTTTATCTCTGTATTCCGAAACTCATTCAAGCCGAAGAGATTCCTTTCAAAg CTGGCATGCAAGGTCTTCTACGCCGTCGTGATTTTCCGTTCTATCGTCTAATCGATTATGCCACCGACCCCTATTGCCAAATCGCACTCAAAGAAGTGGAGAGTATCCCTCGATCCAATGGACTCATATTAAACACATTTGAAGATTTAGACGGCCCATTGCTCTCCCTCATTCGCTCTCATTGTCAACAAACTTATGCTATTGGGCCATTACACTTGCATCTTAAGACTAAACTTGCTGAAAAAAGGATGCCAATATCAGCCTCTTCAAATAGTTTGTGGGAAGAAGACCACAGTTCAATTCAATGGCTCGATGCGCAGCCCATCGAATCAGTAATCTATGTAAGTTTTGGAAGTATGGCAACTTTGTCAAAGGAGGAAATCTTGGAGTTTTGGCATGGGTTAGTAAATAGTGGAATCAGATTTTTGTGGGTCATGAGGTCCAACTTGTTAAGGGGAGAAGAATCGAACCACCAATTTGTGAAGGAGCTTTCCGAGGGATGCAAAGAAAGAGCCTACATAGTGAGTTGGGCTCCACAAGAAAAGGTATTGGCCCACTCTGCTATTGGTGGGTTTTTAACTCATAGTGGATGGAACTCGACTATGGAAAGTATTGTTCAAGGAAAGCCCATGATCTGTTGGGCTGTTTATGTGGACCAACGAGTCACAAGTAGATTTGTGGGTGAGGTGTGGAAAATTGGGGTGGACATGAAGGACATTTGTGATAGATACATTATAGAGAAGATGGTGAAAGATTTAATGGTAACAAATAGGGATGAGTTTAAGAAATCAGCTGAGAAATTATCTAATTTGGCAAAAGAAAGTGTTGGAGATGGAGGTTCATCGTACAATGCTCTTCAATGTCTCGTCGATGACGTTAAAAAGTTAGGCAGAAAAGGGAAGGATATCAAATCTAATTGCATTGGATAA
- the LOC107819698 gene encoding 7-deoxyloganetic acid glucosyltransferase isoform X1 — MDHPSPHVLLFPLPIQSPINSMLHLAELFCLAGLQVTFLNTNHNQKLLLRHTNVESRFRQYPRFRFRTISDGLPEENPRSSVQFGELISSLQAVAEPFLREILLSSSSDGVTEPPVTCVIPDGLFYYAVDIGNEIGVPVIPFDTISPCCLWVYLCIPKLIQAEEIPFKGNDLDALFENVAGMQGLLRRRDFPFYRLIDYATDPYCQIALKEVESIPRSNGLILNTFEDLDGPLLSLIRSHCQQTYAIGPLHLHLKTKLAEKRMPISASSNSLWEEDHSSIQWLDAQPIESVIYVSFGSMATLSKEEILEFWHGLVNSGIRFLWVMRSNLLRGEESNHQFVKELSEGCKERAYIVSWAPQEKVLAHSAIGGFLTHSGWNSTMESIVQGKPMICWAVYVDQRVTSRFVGEVWKIGVDMKDICDRYIIEKMVKDLMVTNRDEFKKSAEKLSNLAKESVGDGGSSYNALQCLVDDVKKLGRKGKDIKSNCIG, encoded by the exons ATGGACCATCCCTCTCCTCACGTGCTCCTCTTCCCTCTTCCAATACAAAGCCCTATCAATTCTATGCTTCATCTTGCCGAGCTCTTCTGTCTCGCCGGTTTGCAGGTCACTTtcctcaacaccaaccataatCAGAAACTTCTCCTCCGTCACACCAACGTGGAATCAAGATTCCGGCAATATCCCCGGTTCCGTTTCCGGACCATTTCTGACGGCCTACCGGAGGAAAATCCCCGATCGTCGGTACAGTTTGGAGAGCTTATTAGCTCTTTGCAAGCTGTGGCGGAGCCTTTCCTCAGAGAAATATTGCTCAGTAGTAGTAGTGATGGAGTTACAGAGCCGCCGGTGACGTGTGTTATACCAGATGGGTTGTTTTATTATGCAGTGGATATTGGTAATGAGATAGGAGTTCCAGTTATCCCTTTCGACACTATTAGTCCTTGTTGCCTTTGGGTTTATCTCTGTATTCCGAAACTCATTCAAGCCGAAGAGATTCCTTTCAAAg GAAATGATTTGGACGCATTGTTCGAAAATGTAGCTGGCATGCAAGGTCTTCTACGCCGTCGTGATTTTCCGTTCTATCGTCTAATCGATTATGCCACCGACCCCTATTGCCAAATCGCACTCAAAGAAGTGGAGAGTATCCCTCGATCCAATGGACTCATATTAAACACATTTGAAGATTTAGACGGCCCATTGCTCTCCCTCATTCGCTCTCATTGTCAACAAACTTATGCTATTGGGCCATTACACTTGCATCTTAAGACTAAACTTGCTGAAAAAAGGATGCCAATATCAGCCTCTTCAAATAGTTTGTGGGAAGAAGACCACAGTTCAATTCAATGGCTCGATGCGCAGCCCATCGAATCAGTAATCTATGTAAGTTTTGGAAGTATGGCAACTTTGTCAAAGGAGGAAATCTTGGAGTTTTGGCATGGGTTAGTAAATAGTGGAATCAGATTTTTGTGGGTCATGAGGTCCAACTTGTTAAGGGGAGAAGAATCGAACCACCAATTTGTGAAGGAGCTTTCCGAGGGATGCAAAGAAAGAGCCTACATAGTGAGTTGGGCTCCACAAGAAAAGGTATTGGCCCACTCTGCTATTGGTGGGTTTTTAACTCATAGTGGATGGAACTCGACTATGGAAAGTATTGTTCAAGGAAAGCCCATGATCTGTTGGGCTGTTTATGTGGACCAACGAGTCACAAGTAGATTTGTGGGTGAGGTGTGGAAAATTGGGGTGGACATGAAGGACATTTGTGATAGATACATTATAGAGAAGATGGTGAAAGATTTAATGGTAACAAATAGGGATGAGTTTAAGAAATCAGCTGAGAAATTATCTAATTTGGCAAAAGAAAGTGTTGGAGATGGAGGTTCATCGTACAATGCTCTTCAATGTCTCGTCGATGACGTTAAAAAGTTAGGCAGAAAAGGGAAGGATATCAAATCTAATTGCATTGGATAA